The DNA window CCCAGGAGCAGGGGGTTCATTCGGATGATGGTGAGAAAGATGACGAATACCGCCAGATACAGTATGAGTACGAGCTTGTCGGGTTTCATGATATTTCCTCTATTATTACTTCCGCAAAGGCGATGCGCCGGGTGTGGCTCATGGTGAGGTGCACTCTGCAGCCCTCCAGAGCGCGGGCTGCGTCCCCCGACAGCGCCAGAGACGGGGCTCCGGCGGGACCGTTCACCACCCGGACCTCGTGCCATTTCTGGGGGGAGCCGCAGGCCTTGGCAAAGGCTTCCTTGGCGCAGAAACGGGCGGTCAGATG is part of the Abditibacteriota bacterium genome and encodes:
- the acpS gene encoding holo-ACP synthase, with protein sequence MIRGIGADIEEVDRIRSRMESEAFLSRCFLPEEVAYAMSRPDPAQHLTARFCAKEAFAKACGSPQKWHEVRVVNGPAGAPSLALSGDAARALEGCRVHLTMSHTRRIAFAEVIIEEIS